The segment ctggtactaccaccactaatggtgcgtttaccctatgtatattttattcgcgACTATTTTCGAAGACAGAcattgatgaagcctgcaagtcgtgggcgaaatacgtatctgtcgcgaataaaatatacatagtagaattaaattggataagttttctttttattcaatttcaggTTCCGTATTCTACTacgacgctccaaaaacttcaggcattgaatcgcacttttacccctatCGCACTTTTTCCCTTCCGTACTCTATAGATTTACACACATACGCCACTCCGTCAGGCGAATTCGAAAGTCTGTTTGTCCGAACACAGCCTGACCAGACCGGGACCGGGTAGTCTAACGCTGGGTCGATGATTCGTTTGTAGACAGCCATGGGAATCGTGAGGGTCAGCTCGGATATTCTGCATATCAACGGGTACAACGACCGGATGTATGCCACATTTGTTGATCATTTTCTTAATATAAGACCTGAAGATCAGCTGTCTGTCTAGCGTGAGTCCGAGCTGATCGACCTAATCGGACCACTGGATGATAGAGTCACCGAACCGGACTCTAACGTTCACAATCAGAACCAGCTTTGGAGACTTCGAATGTGGGAAAAGGATAGCCTTGGTTTTGTCGCATTGATCACAAGTTTCCAGTTCGTAAAATGCTCTCTCAGAGCATCCAGACATCTCTGAAGCTGGCATGTAAGGGCACGAATGATGCGACCCGCGTATCATGATTGCTATAATGCTATGTCGTCCGTAAACTGAGGTACTACCTCACTCTCTAGGAGGGGAGGGATGTCAGATGTATATCAGATATTATACAGAATGGACCCCAGAATAGTTCCTCGAAGCACACCTGCAAGGATTTGCAGGTTTATAAACAGACGCTATTCAAAGATACCCGGAATACTTTATCAGACAGATAGCTTCTGATGACCTTGATAAGATACATCGGAAAATTATACCGATTCAGCTTGAACACCTGTCCGTTGCGCCCACACATTATCGAATGCTTTTTTAAGATCCAAGAGCGCCATTGCAGTTGTCTTGGATACCGACTCGACTTGATTCGCTGGATTATGTTGATAACTCGATGGAGTTGATGGATGGTGGACCTACCCTTGCGGAACCAAAACTGTTCCTCAAACAGCTTAGAGAGTGCAGAGAGCAAACTGATAGGCCAATAGCTCTAGGAAACAGCAAGATCTTTCGTCGATTTCAGCACTGAGATATCTTTGGCCAATTTGCACATTAAAGGGAAGTAGCCAAGTTCCCAGCACCTGTTAAACAAGTTTGCTATAAAAGTAAATGATCCGTAGCGCAAGTGCTTGAGCTCGATGTTGAATGGGCTATCGAAACCGGGAGCCTTCATGTCATTTAGCATGGCTCAACATCTCGTCAGCGGTGCTTTTTTCTTCCCCAGGTACCAAACTCTCGAACCGCCCAACATCGGCTTTGACAACAGAGTACTCGTGTGAGTTGTGTCCCAGATTGTGAGACATTACAAACTGCTTACCCTGCACGTCAGTTTTTTCACTTGGAATGATCAGTAAAATGCAGTCGCCTGAGCCCCAGACGAGACAAGAGGCGTTGATCTCTTTTTGAGTACATCAGCAATGGTGCAGAATGGTTTTGAATGTGGTGGAATTTGTTGGATACTTGCAAGTTTGGCTCAGTAATATATATGTGGAACACAAAACTTTAGAAGGTACCTTATTCACGTAAAGTAGACGCGTGAAGAAACGCGCGGGTAGGGCTAGTTCTAAATATGTATATGCGTTTTGATGTAATTGAATATGATATAACAAATaatacttttaaactaaaaccgTTTATTTCATTGAGATTAATCAGTACAGTGGATATTAAGTTACAAAATATTATCAAACCGCCAAAATATGCATTCTGATAAAAACTATCACAACAATATCCAATTTATTTCCTGTAAATAAATGATTGCTCACTCAATGTTATTCATTCGTATCGCTACAGGGACGGGGTTTATTTTTGATTGTGTGATTGATATTAACGTTCGATTGTAATGTGCAACATTTTTTCCAATAGAGGAGTTTAAGGAATgtgaaaaaatttactttttgccCTTTCCACGGCGGCCTCCCCGACGACCACGCATCTTGCGCTTGCGTTCCGCAACGGCACGCCAGGCCCTCTGCAATACTCTGGCTGCTCGAGTTTGCATAAATGCTCGCACCAGCTCCTGCTGGGCACGAAGCTCATCCAATCGTTTCTCCTCAATTGCATCGAAATATCTATAAAATTAATCCTATATTAACCCGAAAAGCATTCAATTTAAGAAAAAGACGCAAGTACTTTTTCTCCTGTGGATCAAAAACGGTTCGTTTCCATTCGTCGAAATCAGCCTGCCGTTCGAGCAGCATTTCGTCCAGCTGATTAAGCTCCTTAGTCCGTTCACCTGCATCTTTGTCGTACTTATTGAGCAACAACTTCAACTGTTGGGTCAACTTAGCTTTCTTCAGACGATTCTCCTTCTCCACTCGTAAATCTTCCTCGAGATTGTTCTGATACTGTTTCATTCTTCGGATGGCTTCCTGCTTGAGGTCGGCATGCCGTTGATCACTTCTCTCGAAGTAGTGAAACATTTTTCGATCCGAATTGGCACTTGAATGATTACATTTATGAACTCcttaaattaaagttttacatGTCATTGACTTACATATATTCACTTATTTGCTGCCGACTTTGCTCCTCCAGATGTTTAATTTCCGCACTATACTTTTCGATAATGGTTTGCTTTTCCTCGATTTCCTTTCGAAAGGAACTTTCCTTTTCCTCCAGCAGCCCTTCGATGCGGGCGATTTCCTTGATGTTGCGTTGGTTCGTTTGCCACATTCGGTGCAATATTTTCTCCTTCGCCAGCTCTTTCTGGGCGGTCATCTTCATTTTGGTAATAGTAAACTTTCGAAACTCGCGAATGTTGGAAAGAAACTTGCGGTacattcctggtaactggtaGGCAGCTCCCAGAGAATAATTATACTTTAAAAATGAAGCTTTGTTAGGCATActcacattttttaaatttccggCAATCGAATTGTGTAGATCCTTGTTGGAAACCATTTCAACTAGCTCGATGAACTTAGTGGTGGGAAATTTGAAGTCTTCCATCTAAAAAAACTTAAAAGTTCATTCACCGTAGCTTCATATTTTTTAAGATCGTACGTTAACCACGCTCGGTACCACACTGTCGTCATCGTTCTTCGAACGTATGTATTTGCATAAAACCCGTAAAATATCCTGCTCATCAGCATTGAAGTGTGTATCCATCAGTTGCTGATCACGACAAATCAATGGCAGGCAGAAAAGCGTTTCCAGTGTTTCTAACATTTCCTGCAAAATCAACGTCACCCGGTTGATCTGAATGTTGAATTCCACCTTCTGCAAGCTTTCCGGATCGAACGAATCGTGTTCTTCCTCGCCATAGGCCATgatttccagtttaattttttcaattttgtttttaattgcctCGATGTCATCTTCGGAATCACCGGAGAACAGTTCTTCGATGGCTTCAGCCATgacaaaaatgcactttttgaaataaaatatcaaattttaaactggATTCGTTCGACTTGTATCGATCTAACATCTAGCTTTAGTGTAGTTTACAATCAGCCATTGCACATCCCCTAGCAAAACTTTGTCGTATCATATTGTTTCCGGAGCGACTTGCCCAGCGTGGCAACTGTTGTTTGCGTTATCAAACACTCGAAAGAACTCAGGAACAAATGCGAAAGGGCTCGTTGCTTTAATCAGTCTGCTTTGGTCATACAATTAAACCGTACGTACGGTGTTATTAATATTCTGTGCTGATCGTTGGAAACTTTACAAATAGAGCAAAATGGGCAAGAAAAAAGgaggtaataaaaacaaactgGCTAAGATGTCCGAAGAGGAGCGGGCTCGTTACCTCCAGCATCGGGCCGACATGGAGGAAGAAGCTCGCCGCCGGAAGCAGCAACTGATCGCAACGTTTATGAAGGTAGGGTTCCACGGTTTTGATGGGCTTGATTTGCAGATACACATTTCATCTGGATGTAATCCTATCAAATTGACTAGGTAGTGCTTAGTTAATTAAAAGTATTAGAAAAAAATCGGAGAATCGATTGTACCTACCAAAAAGTTCAATGAAAACTATCGAATGTGTCGTCCTTGATGAAAGGGGCAGACTAGTAGTAGTCGAAATTTGTGTTTGCTTCTTTTGATTGTGCATTTGATAGATTTTCTAGTGTCTGTTCTCGggttttagacttctttttcttcttcttttccttcttcTAGAATTTTCTAccatttcgttttgttttaccCATAATTTTCCTCTGTTAggcattttcaaaattatcatacaAAATAGGCCTGAAAggtatttcaaaaaaaataccTGCTTTGAAAATGAATATTTCATGAACTAAGCATTGTTAAACCAATTATATTTTTGTAAGCACATTTTCTCAGCaattcaaaaaaaatcatttgggAAAAGTACTTCACAAAATTTTTAAAGATGCCGACCTTTTTCCGTTTTATGTGTTTATAATCTCTTCGCTCTTCTTTGTCTCTATTTCCTTCCTGTTTCCAGTTATTTGTATACCTATtaggccatatgaataaaaaatatagagcaaatgctcccatatgatttaaacgggaaaagcaaagtaaactgttttattcatacagcCTATTggtgtttttttgctttttgttacTGTTTCCTTGTTTCTTGTCTGATCTCCGTGTTTTCTACTTCTGGTTATTTCCCTCTATCtctgcttacttacttattcagccgagagccgaggtggctcttgccgtatcaagagttcctctccattgtactcggtcctgggctgcacGTCGACAATTCgttaagcgtctcgacacacgcaagccgGCTTCGACCTGctcgaaccatctagcacgttggccccctctattcctagtgccggtggggttcttgaagagaacggatttcactgcatagtcgtccagcatccttgcgacgtggccagcccaccgtagtctcccaactttcgccaggtgtacgataggaatctgcccaagcagtgcctgtagctcgtgattcatacacctccgccactctccgctttccgtttgtgctccgctaaaaatagtccgcaacacctttcgttcatcaccgtcaatagtcactgtccgtgggaggcaaacgttgctttctctggagcctcttgctaccatatatttggttctcgacgtattgatttgtagccctacccttctagcctccgtttttagtctggcatagattgcctccaccatcccagggtttctagtaatgatgcgaCGACcttgtctgcgaaggctatgagttggctactcttgctgaagatcgttcctctcgtttcgatgcccgctcgtcagatcacaccttcaatagcgaaatTCAATAACATATAGGACagcccatccccttgccgcaactctCTGCGAACTcgagaactcgagagtgtctcagAAAAGGCGCAAGTAGCACATCAGTTGCTCCAGGCTAGCtttgattagtcgcgtcagtttgtccggaaaaccgtactcatgcattatctgccatagctgttcgccttcaactgtatcgtatgctgctctgaaatccacgaaaatatgatgcgtgggcacgttgtactctcgacattcctgaaggatttgtcggagagtaaaaatttgatccgtagtagcacgggcccccataaagcccgcttgatactgccctacgagcTACGAATTCCCTTGCTATTGCTGTTGCTATCCATCTATCTCTATATTTATCTATTACTATCTctatcgttttttctttttcctctccCCTTTCTTTATTTGCACTCTGATTTCTATCTGACTTCTCTTTGTTTTCTTCCTGTTTTCTCTTCATTTTCACTataatttttctctcttttctgtCTGTTATCTCTgtattttttcactgtttctCTCTATTTTCAAATTGATTTCTGTTCGTTTCCCTCCTATTTTTACTCCGTTTTCTCTCTGTTTTCAATCTATTTCCTTTTTGTTTTCTCCCTATTTACCAActgttttctatttattttctttctatttttactctttattttcactttgtttCTCCATATTTTCTCCTTGTTTGCCCCCTCTATTTCCACTTTATTTCTCTttgcttttccatattttctccctgttttctctcttttagtttagttttctcTCTTTACAATCTGATTTCTCTCTATTTTCACTCTgttttctcttcattttctcGCTTTTTTATCTGTGTTCAAACTGATTTCTCATGATTCTCTTTGCTTTCTCTCTGTTTTATTCCTATTTTGTTCCTGTTTTCTCCCTATTTTCTCCTTGTTTTCTCTCTATTTGCACTCTGATTTCTCTCTGTTTTCGCCATTTTGCCTCCTGTTTACTCTCTACGTTCACAatgttttctctttatttttttctacattttctccCTGTTTTCTCCCTATTTTCACtgatttctctttattttcacGGGGTTTTCTATATGTTTTCTCCCTGATTGCTCtctattttcactttattttctgtttgttttttctatattttcttccTGTTTCTCCCTATTTTTACTCTGCTTACTCTTCATTTTCTCGcttttttatctattttcaaATTGATTTCTCAtgggtttttctttattttctctttGCTTTCTCACTGGTTTATTCCTATTTTTGTCCTGTTTTCTCCCTGTTTTCTCTCTATTTACACTctaatttctttctctttttgccatatttgcttcCTGTTTACTCTCTATTTTcacgttttctttttgttttttatacattttctcCCTGTTTTCTCTCAATTTTCACTCTAATTTCTCTCTATTTTCACTGTGTTTTCTGTCTGTTTTCTCCCTGTTTGCTCTCTGGATTAACTTTAttttctgcttgttttttccatattttctcCCTGTTTTCTCACTATTTTTACTCTGCTGCGAGAAAATAGCCTTTTTATCTATTTTCAAACTGATTTCTCATGCTTTTCTACTTATTTTCTCTTTGCTTTCTCTCTGTTTTATTCCTATTTTCTTCCTGTTTTCTccatcatcttccttcagtgtccatgattcatgtccgttaagggttaccgggagcattaacgttctgtagaatttgcgtttatgcgagttggcaaccttcgggactggttcagctgctTACGtactacgcagaaagcttacatgtttctctgttctgacgtgattcgcagtgagcatgcgactcttggcctggttcttctcatctgacattttctggcattcgacatcaaacaagccgttatgtcttccccacgtcgtgcctatcacttccctcgtagttgttggcgccatggcggatcctccacagcctacttatgtcttattccctttcgtcaTGCTGttttgcgattcgttgatcaagctttctggtgtactccactgcaacgtggaGTGGATctgcgtggatcttacgacgagatagtggtctaagtcgctaagaaaagactgtatattgtgacttccaaaaagtattgaccgttaaacaggatcgatctgggagctagagtcttgaattttcaagtcgtgcgcaccccataaatcctttcgaacctgtcatagaattcgtctctagcaaagcaaagcaaagtcttgagcattaaccgtcactagacattatccttctttatcgacagacttcgcagccggctgttagagtacaggaaaattacggggtcagtgcaaccatCCTACTGATCCTACATCctatctaacaaaaaccggctagccgagattcgaactggcgaacaactggcttgttagatcagcatcgtacctcgaagctaactgggcggttcaattcgttcctagtatcatcgaatttatgatttgttggtgactatacgttgattaagctgtagttgaagaatttggcttaattctcaacacccatatacggtcatcggaacgaacggccggccaccgaactaccttcgagtcattgttgctctcaagcctcgatagttgcaatccgaaatcatgacacacagctttagtcttacagtcttaacttcgcatactgtccacctcaatggttaaaatatttgccatttggacattttctaacaaaatatctagctaaagttttgccgtacctcgaagccagcaaaacgcacatttttgtaccaaaaatctttgagGAATCATCTTcttaaccccatactttttgcagcaaagataacaagctggaacttccaggaaagttttgttttagtttaactgaaaacccgcagacatgtgtccaccttccagcggcaaagttactagtttgagctgactgaaaattagcaagatttgttatgtttacacggctgtaattttgttgtatgtaacatctaagctttgtgcaaaaacaggtcgattagattatttctcaatctttgtttctttggattcaagttgatacctcaaacaaaactgtccctagactcgatagaagagggcgttttcgaagcgctggtaagaaataggttaagaatctttgatatgtgttcttaaatcatgaataaatctagctttagttttcagcagctcgcataagtcatgctaaagggttaaaaacttaagccagaaatcgccaaaataagcttgatattcgagttttgagggtcagggaaaaatacttgaagcatcagggaaaatcagggaaagtcagggaattttatttttggatttgagtcgacaccctgtgtgggttcgaatccggttataatctcaggttatagcttggttcgactcatgcaccttccagcattggacaaaaggtaggagtcaaaatgactacttgtcaagcgtagctaccaatatcccccccctttcctttccactcttcccctccttcaccaaaaattttcattttctttcccctactgtcccttcatcaattgtagaaccatcgttctGTTTCTTTTTCGAAGCATCGCCTGTATGTTTTGCTCTTTGTGTTCTGCacattgtttgtttgttttctgcacttttctttttgttttctacaAATTTGTCTCGTCGTTTTTCGAATATTTATCTTCTCTTTTTATGCATATTATTTCTTAGGTCTCGCAAGTTTTGCTCCCTGCATATTCTGCATGTTATACTCTTTATTTTCTGCATATTTTTACAGTTTGATTTCTACCTATTTTGCCTCCTATTCTCTACATATTTTGCTCTCCGTTTTTATCTTTCTCTGTGTGCAGTCTGAATTATGGTTAataccataagttcatccccgagagTCTGGAAAATCACTTAATTTTAGGCAAGAGACCAAATAtctatatataagagccttgtctgtagccaaaacgaggggcgcgatatgtattttcgtggtaataatcgcccacatttgAAGCAGAGACTCATACCAATACCAGTACAACaaaggaagcgtttggtacggaaggtccacgctttcttctcTTTGCTTGATTTCAAGAAGTTGTAtgaaattaagcatttttttggttccatttgattcttTTACATTCTCTCTGCGACCCAGGCCATTGACAACAAAAGAATGATAGATTCAttcatgtttatttttcatgtttatttaaTCTGTTTATTGCACTTTATTTGTTTTCCGTCTTAATTTCCACTTGCTTTTCTTACTCgtcatttaaaattcaaatttttttccaCACTTCCGACACTCATATCTGACTACCATGTTTTAATTATTCGTAACTTTTTGTTGAAACGACCTCTGTAATTATTATTCATCTCGTTTCTGCTTTCCAGAATAAACTAAAGCGCGAGGACGCCTTCTCCCGGCTGAACCTGGCCAAGATCAACCAGGAATGGCGCTCGATACTGCGCAACATCAAGTGCAAAGAGTTGCGCAACGAGATTGAACTGGTGGAGAAGATGTGCAAGGAGTGCATCGAGAACAAGAACGGCGTTATCCGGCGGTTGCTGTGCGATCTGGACGAGTCGGAGGAAATCTACGCCACGATGCTGCACGCGCACATGGAGAAGATACAGAAAATCATGAACATTCACAACGATCGATTGCACTTCCAGACTAAGTTGTACGAAATTGAGAAGAAGGAAATTATTGCAAACTATGATCAGGAGATTGCTAACTATAAGGGCAAGAAGTTTGGACTGCAGAAAGAGTTGGAGTGTGTTTTCTATGGGTTGGCGGAGCGTTCGCGACTTGAACGGAAACAAGCGGAAGAAGAGCATATGGCGAAAAaggatgaactgaaaaattcGGTAAGTggttttgctttcaaaatgttgCGTTTTATTATATTAGGATGCAGTTTTGGGAGACGTTGCAGTGCTTTGCAGTGCAAATTATGTGCAATAGAAAAAAAGTTGGTTGATTTCTTACAATCAGAACATTATAGTTTCGTTTTCCCAATCATTGCAATTGGCTTGCCCTCGGTCAGCTAAACATACTACGAACTTCATCGTGTAATCACACTTATCCTTCAGTTTACTGTCCATACTAATCATATGGAAGCATTCCTGTATCGAATCCGTATAGAAATCGCGCAGCTCGGTGTCCCTTAAATCTTTCGTAACGACATGCAGTACCTTATGTTTGTCCGGAAATCCTTCGTTGTTGGTCATTTTCATTTCCTGGAAGAAACACTGCATTAAACAGGCTCGATCGCGGTCTTCATTTTTAGTGGCGTTGTCGGAACTGTTACCGACGGGATTCATGAAGTTATTTCGATCCCGGTTGTAACGATCGTTCTGTTGATAATTGTAACCATAACCTCCTTGAGTTCCATCATTATAATACTGTCTTTTGTATCGGCCACGAGACATTCGACCTCCCTCGTTGTTTCTTCCTCCCATGTCATACGCGTAATCCCAATCTCTGTTTCTGCCGTTGTCCATTCGATTACGGTTAGAATTGCTCTGATCATTACTATTTCTACTGCGATTTCTTGAACCACCATTGTTGCGATTGTTTTTCGAGTTCTGTTGAAGGCCTGTCTCATTTTGCTTTCCCTGATCTTGCCTTTTTTCGTCGTTATCCTTGTATTGCTCGCCACTATCGTTGTCATCAGCGGATGAATCGTAGTTTTCATACTCATTGCTGCCGCTGCCGGTTCGGGTTTTATTGTCCGATTCCGAGGAAATCCGCTTCATGCAAGTTCGAACCACTTTTCGCACTTCGTCGCTGGTTGGTCCATCTTCGGTGCGACATTTCAATGCCGTTGTTTGCCGCCAAAAAATGCAAACTATGACCAGTATTAGTGCCATCACCAGTCCTCGGCCGTCCACCATAATTAGCTAGTATGTAATGCCCTACCGGGCAGCCATCCCCGGATGGTTTGGGTATTTACGTGGGAAGCTTTGCAAAATAGTACTGCAGGAGCTGATCATTGTTTCAAGCATATTTATAGCGGACAGTAAATGAAGTGCACTTTTCCCGTGCGCTATTAATGTCACTCGAAAAAGGCCGCTCTGCATGACAAGTGTCACAGCAGATGTGATACTTCTGACAGCTCGATCGTCGGAAACGTTTGAAACGCATGGCACTCTATGTGATCACGTAACAAATAGCTGCTCAACATCAGAATACCTGAATCTATTctatttttcttccattttagaTGATTCTAAAGCTGGAGATGATCACCAAGGAACGTGAACGACACATGGAGAGG is part of the Sabethes cyaneus chromosome 2, idSabCyanKW18_F2, whole genome shotgun sequence genome and harbors:
- the LOC128738230 gene encoding median body protein → MAEAIEELFSGDSEDDIEAIKNKIEKIKLEIMAYGEEEHDSFDPESLQKVEFNIQINRVTLILQEMLETLETLFCLPLICRDQQLMDTHFNADEQDILRVLCKYIRSKNDDDSVVPSVVNMEDFKFPTTKFIELVEMVSNKDLHNSIAGNLKNLPGMYRKFLSNIREFRKFTITKMKMTAQKELAKEKILHRMWQTNQRNIKEIARIEGLLEEKESSFRKEIEEKQTIIEKYSAEIKHLEEQSRQQISEYIANSDRKMFHYFERSDQRHADLKQEAIRRMKQYQNNLEEDLRVEKENRLKKAKLTQQLKLLLNKYDKDAGERTKELNQLDEMLLERQADFDEWKRTVFDPQEKKYFDAIEEKRLDELRAQQELVRAFMQTRAARVLQRAWRAVAERKRKMRGRRGGRRGKGKK